From one Candidatus Nanopelagicales bacterium genomic stretch:
- a CDS encoding IclR family transcriptional regulator codes for MTDLSSPAEQAAPTDEPASPAPRRQHSTLSSVRNAARLLKEFGKGDREIGVTELSRRLGIGKSTAHRLLNTLAEERLLEQDPDTGAYRLGLAIYELGASVSSHMDLHDACTPVIDQLRNLTRETVQVAVLDEHEVVYVERRESPQTLRLFGRVGHRNHANCTSTGKVLMAFLPPDRLEEVMRGWKMPRLTPYTITDPAAWRSELETVRQRGWAENVNEAEMGVASISAPIRNARGEVVAAVSVAGPLQRLTGDSLRRFARPVVESGQAISRRLGFRDQTTGGR; via the coding sequence GTGACCGATCTGAGCAGTCCCGCCGAGCAGGCTGCGCCGACGGACGAGCCCGCCTCACCCGCCCCCCGCCGGCAGCACTCGACGCTGTCCAGCGTGCGCAACGCCGCCCGCCTGCTGAAGGAGTTCGGCAAGGGCGACCGGGAGATCGGCGTGACCGAGCTGTCCCGCCGCCTCGGCATCGGCAAGAGCACCGCGCACCGGCTGCTCAACACCCTGGCCGAGGAGCGCCTGCTGGAGCAGGACCCCGACACCGGTGCCTACCGGCTCGGGCTGGCCATCTACGAGCTGGGCGCATCGGTGTCCTCGCACATGGACCTGCACGACGCGTGCACGCCGGTCATCGACCAGTTGCGCAACCTGACCCGGGAGACCGTGCAGGTCGCGGTCCTGGACGAGCACGAGGTGGTCTACGTCGAGCGGCGCGAGAGCCCGCAGACGCTGCGACTGTTCGGCCGCGTCGGCCACCGCAACCACGCCAACTGCACGAGCACCGGCAAGGTGCTGATGGCCTTCCTGCCGCCGGACCGGCTCGAGGAGGTCATGCGCGGGTGGAAGATGCCGCGGCTGACCCCCTACACGATCACCGACCCGGCCGCCTGGCGGTCGGAGCTGGAGACGGTGCGCCAGCGCGGCTGGGCGGAGAACGTCAACGAGGCCGAGATGGGCGTGGCATCCATCTCGGCCCCCATCCGCAACGCCCGCGGCGAGGTCGTCGCGGCGGTCAGCGTCGCCGGCCCGCTGCAGCGGCTGACCGGGGACTCGCTGCGCCGCTTCGCCCGCCCCGTCGTCGAGTCCGGCCAGGCCATCAGCCGCCGACTCGGCTTCCGTGACCAGACCACCGGAGGACGCTGA
- a CDS encoding catechol 2,3-dioxygenase: MGILRLSHVEVRVPDLELATAYYTEVLGLYETAREPERVFLKCWDEHQHHSVVLTFAPTYGLGHMGFKVETAEDLDTYQERLEDAGIAVKRLARGEWGPGHGEALRFEAPGGHQVELVHGMEQVGNLLPRTNPPPRPLNMVGIAPPRIDHVFLTVEDVAAATEFYVGVLDFHLTEQIVGDDGFQIATWLEVSHSSHDLALVTGPDGGLHHFAFWVDDWNEIRTAADVLAYHGVRIETNPTRHGATRGHCIYFFDPAGNRNEVFTGGYWVDPDEPPVTWTEAEMGRALFYYDGVVNQRFLTVHS, from the coding sequence ATGGGAATCCTGCGTCTGTCACACGTCGAGGTGCGCGTCCCCGACCTCGAGCTGGCCACCGCCTACTACACCGAGGTGCTGGGGCTGTACGAGACCGCTCGCGAGCCCGAGCGGGTCTTCCTGAAGTGCTGGGACGAGCACCAGCACCACTCCGTCGTGCTCACCTTCGCGCCGACGTACGGCCTGGGCCACATGGGGTTCAAGGTCGAGACGGCCGAGGACCTGGACACCTACCAGGAGCGGCTGGAGGACGCCGGCATCGCGGTCAAGCGGCTGGCCAGGGGGGAGTGGGGCCCGGGCCACGGCGAGGCGCTGCGCTTCGAGGCCCCCGGCGGGCACCAAGTCGAGCTCGTCCACGGCATGGAGCAGGTCGGCAACCTGCTACCGCGCACCAACCCGCCGCCGCGGCCCCTGAACATGGTCGGCATCGCACCCCCGCGCATCGACCACGTCTTCCTCACCGTCGAGGACGTCGCCGCCGCCACCGAGTTCTACGTGGGCGTACTCGACTTCCACCTGACCGAGCAGATCGTCGGCGACGACGGCTTCCAGATCGCGACCTGGCTGGAGGTGTCGCACAGCTCGCACGACCTGGCGCTGGTGACCGGCCCCGACGGCGGGCTGCACCACTTCGCCTTCTGGGTCGACGACTGGAACGAGATCCGCACCGCCGCGGACGTGCTGGCCTACCACGGGGTCCGGATCGAGACCAACCCCACGCGGCACGGCGCGACCCGTGGGCACTGCATCTACTTCTTCGACCCCGCCGGCAACCGCAACGAGGTCTTCACCGGCGGCTACTGGGTCGACCCGGACGAACCCCCGGTCACCTGGACCGAGGCGGAGATGGGACGCGCCCTCTTCTACTACGACGGCGTCGTCAACCAGCGATTCCTGACGGTCCACAGCTGA
- a CDS encoding catechol 2,3-dioxygenase produces MSPPPASSTHRRDWMGILRLAHVDVTVTDLDLATAYYTEVMGMLEVDRDDESVYLKCWDEPDHHSLRLTYAPRVGFDQMSFKVLREDDLDELENAVQAYGFPVRRVSKGESRGQGESIRFDTPSGHTMELVHDIEPVGRLLPKVNPPPFAEGLRGIAPPRMDHLLVTAEEVAEASKFYMDVLGFRLTEQLLDGDGHQVATWMERSHSPHDLAIVAGPNGGLHHFAYWLDDWDHVRKSADILAYNGIQIDVGPTRHGITRGNTIYFFDPLGTRNEVFTGGYRPDPDFPTITWTEDQIGRAVFYYEGELNQRFMKVHT; encoded by the coding sequence ATGTCTCCACCGCCGGCGTCCTCGACCCACCGGAGGGACTGGATGGGGATCCTGCGGCTGGCGCACGTCGACGTCACCGTGACCGACCTCGACCTCGCCACGGCCTACTACACCGAGGTCATGGGCATGCTGGAGGTGGACCGCGACGACGAGTCCGTCTACCTCAAGTGCTGGGACGAGCCGGACCACCACTCCCTGCGGCTCACCTACGCCCCGCGGGTCGGCTTCGACCAGATGTCGTTCAAGGTGCTCCGCGAGGACGACCTGGACGAGCTGGAGAACGCCGTGCAGGCGTACGGCTTCCCGGTCCGGCGGGTGTCCAAGGGCGAGTCCCGTGGCCAGGGCGAGTCGATCCGGTTCGATACCCCGTCGGGACACACGATGGAGCTCGTCCACGACATCGAGCCGGTCGGGCGGCTGCTGCCCAAGGTCAACCCGCCGCCGTTCGCCGAGGGCCTGCGCGGGATCGCACCGCCGCGGATGGACCACCTCCTGGTCACCGCGGAGGAGGTGGCCGAGGCGTCGAAGTTCTACATGGACGTGCTGGGCTTCCGGCTGACCGAGCAGCTGCTCGACGGCGACGGCCACCAGGTGGCCACCTGGATGGAGCGCTCGCACAGCCCGCACGACCTGGCCATCGTGGCCGGCCCCAACGGCGGCCTGCACCACTTCGCCTACTGGCTCGACGACTGGGACCACGTGCGCAAGTCGGCGGACATCCTGGCCTACAACGGGATCCAGATCGACGTCGGTCCGACCCGGCACGGCATCACCCGTGGCAACACCATCTACTTCTTCGACCCGCTGGGCACCCGCAACGAGGTGTTCACCGGCGGCTACCGGCCCGACCCCGACTTCCCCACCATCACCTGGACCGAGGACCAGATCGGCCGCGCCGTCTTCTACTACGAGGGCGAGCTCAACCAGCGCTTCATGAAGGTGCACACCTGA